Proteins encoded in a region of the Synechococcus sp. BIOS-U3-1 genome:
- a CDS encoding DMT family transporter, translating into MNSPWFLLLLAIGAEVIGTSCLKLSQGFSRPGPTLIVLSAYAISMTLMSRVVQVLPMGLTYALWSGIGIVAIVLIGLLLYHQVPTHGQLIGMALITAGVITVNLSSTTGHP; encoded by the coding sequence ATGAATTCGCCCTGGTTTTTACTGTTGCTGGCGATTGGTGCAGAAGTGATCGGCACTTCGTGCCTCAAGCTCTCGCAAGGGTTCAGCAGACCTGGCCCCACGTTGATTGTGCTGTCTGCTTATGCGATTTCGATGACGTTGATGTCACGGGTGGTGCAGGTGCTCCCGATGGGCCTCACCTATGCCCTCTGGAGTGGCATCGGCATCGTGGCGATCGTGCTAATCGGCCTGCTGCTATACCACCAAGTGCCAACCCATGGGCAACTTATTGGTATGGCCCTCATTACAGCCGGCGTCATCACAGTGAATCTCAGCAGCACCACCGGGCACCCATAG